From Canis lupus baileyi chromosome 16, mCanLup2.hap1, whole genome shotgun sequence, a single genomic window includes:
- the PPP1R27 gene encoding protein phosphatase 1 regulatory subunit 27 isoform X1, which translates to MPSRTSRYARYSPRQRRRRLLADRSVRFPNDVLFLDHIRQGDLEQVGRFIRARKVALDTIHPSGLAALHEAVLSGNLECVKLLVKYGADIHQRDETGWTPLHIACSDGYPDIASLHPRYLISLGADRDATNDDGDLPSDLIDPDFKDLVELFQGTKMD; encoded by the exons ATGCCCAGCAGGACCAGCCGCTATGCCCGCTACAGCCCCCGGCAGCGGCGCAGGCGGCTGCTGGCGGATCGCAGCGTGCGCTTCCCGAATGACGTCCTGTTCCTAGACCACATCCGCCAGGGTGACTTGGAGCAGGTCGGGCGCTTCATCCGGGCTCGGAAAGTCGCCCTGGACACCATCCACCCGTCAG GCCTGGCCGCCCTGCACGAAGCAGTGCTCTCTGGAAACCTGGAGTGCGTGAAGCTGCTGGTCAAATACGGCGCAGACATCCACCAGCGGGACGAGACCGGGTGGACACCCCTGCACATCGCCTGCAGTGACGGCTATCCCGACATAGCCAG TTTGCACCCCAGGTACCTCATCTCCCTGGGGGCAGACAGAGACGCCACCAACGATGACGGGGACCTGCCCTCTGACCTCATCGACCCGGACTTCAAGGACCTGGTGGAGCTCTTCCAAGGGACCAAGATGGACTGA
- the MCRIP1 gene encoding mapk-regulated corepressor-interacting protein 1 isoform X1 yields MSKILLGGGDTLSKGPRRQRGAASIWLCARKEFETAGLEAGHRVPHDLSPAQEVSESPWFPCKSKRPRGPGSAAQGPDAPAMTSSPVSRVVYNGKRNSSPRSPPSSTEIFTPAHEENVRFIYEAWQGVERDLRSQMSGSERGLVEEYVEKVPNPSLKTFKPIDLSDLKRRNTPDTKKS; encoded by the exons ATGAGCAAGATCCTGTTGGGCGGCGGGGACACCTTGAGCAAAGGCCCGAGACGTCAGCGGGGAGCAGCGA GCATATGGCTGTGTGCGAGGAAAGAATTTGAGACTGCGGGGCTGGAGGCTGGGCATCGGGTTCCCCATGACCTGTCTCCCGCCCAGGAGGTCTCAGAAAGTCCTTGGTTCCCCTGCAAGAGCAAG AGGCCGAGGGGACCCGGCAGTGCAGCGCAAGGACCAGACGCCCCCGCGATGACCAG TTCCCCTGTCTCCAGAGTCGTCTACAACGGCAAGAGGAACAGTAGCCCCCGGTCTCCCCCCAGTAGCACCGAGATCTTCACCCCGGCCCATGAGGAGAATGTGCGCTTCATTTACGAAG CCTGGCAGGGCGTGGAGCGAGATCTGCGGAGCCAGATGTCAGGCAGCGAGCGGGGCCTGGTGGAGGAGTACGTGGAGAAGGTCCCTAACCCCAGTCTGAAGA CCTTCAAGCCCATTGACCTGAGTGACCTGAAGCGCCGGAACACGCCGGACACCAAGAAGTCCTGA
- the MCRIP1 gene encoding mapk-regulated corepressor-interacting protein 1 isoform X2, with amino-acid sequence MTSSPVSRVVYNGKRNSSPRSPPSSTEIFTPAHEENVRFIYEAWQGVERDLRSQMSGSERGLVEEYVEKVPNPSLKTFKPIDLSDLKRRNTPDTKKS; translated from the exons ATGACCAG TTCCCCTGTCTCCAGAGTCGTCTACAACGGCAAGAGGAACAGTAGCCCCCGGTCTCCCCCCAGTAGCACCGAGATCTTCACCCCGGCCCATGAGGAGAATGTGCGCTTCATTTACGAAG CCTGGCAGGGCGTGGAGCGAGATCTGCGGAGCCAGATGTCAGGCAGCGAGCGGGGCCTGGTGGAGGAGTACGTGGAGAAGGTCCCTAACCCCAGTCTGAAGA CCTTCAAGCCCATTGACCTGAGTGACCTGAAGCGCCGGAACACGCCGGACACCAAGAAGTCCTGA
- the GCGR gene encoding glucagon receptor: MPPARPRCPHLLLLLLACQPQASSAQVMDFLFEKWKLYGDQCLYNLSLLPPPTELVCNRTFDKYSCWPDTPPNTTANISCPWYLPWHHKVQHRLVFKKCGPDGQWVRGPRGQSWRNASQCQLDGQEIEVQKEVAKMYSSFQVMYTVGYSLSLGALLLALVVLLGLSKLRCTRNYIHANLFASFVLKAGSVLVIDALLKTRYSQKIGDDLSVSVWLSNGAVAGCRVAAVFMQYGVVANYCWLLVEGVYLHSLLGRATFPERSFFPLYLAVGWGAPVLFVVPWAVVKCLFENIQCWTSNDNMGFWWILRLPVFLAILINFFIFIRVLLILMAKLRARQMRYSDYKFRLAKSTLTLIPLLGVHEVVFAFVTDEHAQGTLRSAKLFFDLFLSSFQGLLVAVLYCFLNKEVQSELLRRWQRWRMGKRLREERPPSRHPDPGRPAGGAPSKKLLLSRGGDGAARDPSADTGLVGIPPGVAASPFESPQEPPGAPVGAGLRC; this comes from the exons ATGCCCCCCGCCCGGCCAcgctgcccccacctcctcctcctgctgctggccTGCCAG CCACAGGCCTCTTCTGCCCAGGTGATGGACTTCCTGTTTGAGAAGTGGAAGCTCTATGGTGATCAATGTCTCTACAACCTGagcctgctgcccccacccactg AGCTGGTCTGCAACAGAACCTTCGACAAGTACTCCTGTTGGCCCGACACCCCTCCCAACACCACGGCCAACATCTCCTGCCCCTGGTACCTGCCCTGGCACCACAAAG TGCAGCACCGCCTCGTCTTCAAGAAGTGCGGGCCCGATGGGCAGTGGGTACGCGGGCCCCGGGGGCAGTCGTGGAGAAACGCCTCCCAGTGCCAGCTGGACGGTCAGGAGATTGAAGTCCAG AAGGAAGTGGCCAAGATGTACAGCAGCTTCCAGGTGATGTACACGGTGGGGTACTCCCTCTCCCTGGGCGCCCTGCTCCTGGCCCTGGTGGTCCTGCTGGGCCTCAG CAAGCTGCGCTGCACCCGGAACTACATCCACGCCAACCTGTTCGCCTCGTTCGTGCTCAAGGCGGGCTCCGTGCTGGTCATCGACGCGCTGCTCAAGACCCGCTACAGCCAGAAGATCGGCGACGACCTCAGCGTGAGCGTCTGGCTCAGCAACGGG GCGGTGGCCGGCTGCCGGGTGGCTGCGGTGTTCATGCAGTACGGCGTGGTGGCCAACTACTGCTGGCTGCTGGTGGAGGGCGTGTACCTGCACAGCCTGCTGGGCCGCGCCACCTTCCCCGAGCGGAGCTTCTTCCCCCTGTACTTGGCCGTCGGCTGGG GCGCCCCCGTGCTCTTTGTCGTCCCCTGGGCCGTGGTCAAGTGTCTGTTTGAGAACATCCA GTGCTGGACCAGCAACGACAACATGGGGTTCTGGTGGATCCTACGCCTGCCGGTCTTCCTGGCGATCCTG ATCAACTTCTTTATCTTCATCCGCGTCCTCCTCATCCTCATGGCCAAGCTTCGGGCCCGCCAGATGCGCTACAGCGACTACAAGTTCCG GCTGGCCAAGTCCACACTGACCCTCATCCCCCTGCTGGGGGTCCACGAGGTGGTGTTCGCCTTCGTGACGGATGAGCATGCCCAGGGGACGCTGCGCTCCGCCAAGCTCTTCTTCGACCTCTTCCTCAGCTCCTTCCAg GGCCTGCTGGTGGCCGTGCTGTACTGCTTCCTCAATAAGGAG GTGCAGTCGGAGCTGCTGCGGCGCTGGCAGCGCTGGCGCATGGGCAAGAGGCTGCGGGAGGAGCGCCCCCCCAGCAGGCACCCCGACCCGGGCCGGCCCGCAGGCGGCGCCCCCAGCAAGAAGCTGCTGCTTTCCAGGGGCGGCGACGGGGCGGCCCGGGACCCCTCTGCAGACACCGGCCTGGTGGGCATCCCCCCTGGGGTGGCCGCCAGCCCCTTCGAGAGCCCGCAGgagccccccggggccccggtTGGGGCCGGACTCAGGTGCTGA
- the PPP1R27 gene encoding protein phosphatase 1 regulatory subunit 27 isoform X2 has protein sequence MPSRTSRYARYSPRQRRRRLLADRSVRFPNDVLFLDHIRQGDLEQVGRFIRARKVALDTIHPSGLAALHEAVLSGNLECVKLLVKYGADIHQRDETGWTPLHIACSDGYPDIARYLISLGADRDATNDDGDLPSDLIDPDFKDLVELFQGTKMD, from the exons ATGCCCAGCAGGACCAGCCGCTATGCCCGCTACAGCCCCCGGCAGCGGCGCAGGCGGCTGCTGGCGGATCGCAGCGTGCGCTTCCCGAATGACGTCCTGTTCCTAGACCACATCCGCCAGGGTGACTTGGAGCAGGTCGGGCGCTTCATCCGGGCTCGGAAAGTCGCCCTGGACACCATCCACCCGTCAG GCCTGGCCGCCCTGCACGAAGCAGTGCTCTCTGGAAACCTGGAGTGCGTGAAGCTGCTGGTCAAATACGGCGCAGACATCCACCAGCGGGACGAGACCGGGTGGACACCCCTGCACATCGCCTGCAGTGACGGCTATCCCGACATAGCCAG GTACCTCATCTCCCTGGGGGCAGACAGAGACGCCACCAACGATGACGGGGACCTGCCCTCTGACCTCATCGACCCGGACTTCAAGGACCTGGTGGAGCTCTTCCAAGGGACCAAGATGGACTGA